In one window of Helianthus annuus cultivar XRQ/B chromosome 17, HanXRQr2.0-SUNRISE, whole genome shotgun sequence DNA:
- the LOC110922730 gene encoding 2-oxoglutarate and iron-dependent oxygenase domain-containing protein CP2: MPSDGTLPAGNGIVQLPTTSNLRLQSNPWQNHNPDSYEDLQSEFTPLLFSSLERYLPQNLLNAPRGTKHKYMREILRRYSNEGDRNRVQKHREYRERITSNYQPLYRSLYELNATTFFVPSFINAFMVNDNNRDERIKSIMSQPAPGVYAFDMLQPRFCEMLLAEVENFEKWICETNFKIMRPNTMNKFGAVLDDFGMDSMLDNLMEDFIRHISKLFFSDVGGYALDSHHGFVIQYGFNRDTDLGFHVDDSEVTLNVCLGKQFSGGELYFRGVRCDKHMNAEALPEEIFDYSHVPGHAIIHRGRHRRGARPTTAGQRVNLLLWCRSSVFRELRKHQTDFVSWCGECQQKMRERVHQAVTAKRVKLFRGQEESAS, translated from the exons ATGCCTTCCGACGGTACTCTCCCCGCCGGCAACGGAATTGTACAACTTCCGACGACCTCCAATCTCCGTCTCCAATCGAATCCTTGGCAAAATCACAATCCAGATAGCTACGAAGATCTTCAATCGGAGTTCACTCCTCTGCTTTTCAGCTCACTGGAGCGATATTTACCGCAGAACTTATTGAATGCTCCTCGAGGTACGAAGCATAAGTACATGCGGGAGATTCTGCGTCGTTATTCCAATGAAGGAGACCGTAATCGA GTTCAGAAGCACAGAGAATACAGGGAGAGAATTACATCCAATTATCAG CCTTTGTATAGAAGTTTATATGAACTGAATGCCACAACCTTCTTCGTGCCATCCTTCATAAACGCATTCATGGTCAATGATAACAACAGAGACGAAAGGATTAAAAGCATAATGTCTCAACCTGCTCCAGGAGTGTATGCATTCGATATGCTGCAACCTCGTTTCTGTGAAATGTTACTAGCTGAG GTAGAAAATTTCGAGAAGTGGATTTGTGAAACAAATTTCAAAATTATGCGACCAAATACGATGAATAAGTTCGGTGCCGTTCTTGACGACTTTGGAATGGATTCCATGTTGGATAACTTAATGGAAGATTTCATACGGCATATTTCAAAAC TTTTCTTTTCTGATGTTGGGGGATATGCGCTGGACTCACATCACGGATTTGTGATTCAATATGGATTTAACAGAGACACTGATCTAGGGTTCCATGTGGATGACTCAGAAGTGACGCTGAATGTTTGCTTGGGGAAGCAGTTCTCGGGTGGAGAGTTGTATTTTAGAGGTGTGAGATGCGATAAACACATGAATGCTGAAGCACTACCTGAG GAGATCTTTGATTACTCTCATGTACCGGGGCACGCGATTATACATCGTGGCCGCCATCGCCGTGGTGCCAGACCTACCACAGCTGGCCAGAGAGTCAACTTGCTGCTTTGGTGCAGAAG TTCTGTGTTTAGAGAGTTGAGAAAACACCAAACGGATTTTGTAAGCTGGTGTGGAGAATGCCAACAGAAGATGAGAGAACGTGTTCATCAGGCTGTCACGGCAAAAAGAGTG AAGTTGTTTAGAGGTCAAGAAGAATCTGCTTCTTGA